A genomic window from Catenulispora sp. MAP5-51 includes:
- a CDS encoding isochorismatase family protein has protein sequence MALTILDPKTALVLIDLQHGIVAPPSVPLSGAEVVARGKELADAFRSRGLPVVLVNVSFSPDFGDAPKGRDDEEPDPEEDEDEDEGMPADFAVIVDGLGAQDTDIRVTKHQWGAFHGTDLDTQLRRRGVTQIVLAGLVTSRGVDTTAREAYAHNYSVTFAVDAMADRGIEVHDNAIERIFPQIGQRATTAEILKSLSS, from the coding sequence ATGGCGCTGACAATCCTGGACCCGAAGACCGCGCTCGTCCTGATCGACCTCCAGCACGGCATCGTCGCCCCGCCCTCCGTCCCGCTCAGCGGAGCCGAGGTGGTGGCGCGCGGCAAGGAGTTGGCCGACGCCTTCCGTTCGCGCGGTCTCCCGGTGGTCCTGGTGAACGTGTCCTTCTCGCCCGACTTCGGCGACGCCCCGAAAGGCCGCGACGACGAGGAACCCGATCCGGAAGAAGACGAGGACGAAGACGAGGGCATGCCCGCCGACTTCGCCGTCATCGTCGACGGACTCGGCGCGCAGGACACCGACATCCGCGTCACCAAGCACCAGTGGGGCGCCTTCCACGGCACCGACCTGGACACCCAGCTGCGCCGCCGGGGCGTCACGCAGATCGTCCTGGCCGGCCTGGTCACCAGCCGCGGCGTCGACACCACGGCGCGCGAGGCGTACGCGCACAACTACAGCGTCACGTTCGCCGTCGACGCGATGGCCGACCGCGGTATCGAGGTGCACGACAACGCCATCGAGCGGATCTTCCCGCAGATCGGCCAGCGAGCCACCACCGCGGAGATTCTGAAGTCGCTTAGCTCCTGA
- the purB gene encoding adenylosuccinate lyase: MIERYTLPEMGRVWSEAHKYELWAQVETLVVEAHAAAGTIPESAVEPVREAAPPTPEAVAAIEAVTQHDVIAFLSAWADNTEPREAAAFVHFGMTSSDLLDTALALQLTEATDILLEKADKLVAVLRDHALAHRATLRVGRTHGIHGEPDVWGHRVADFAFGVARSRDRLRRAREAVGVVAISGAVGTYSNIDPAIEAFVADKLGMTAADVSTQVILRDGVSEWVSALAIMATVLEAIALEVRHGQRTEVRELWEPFGKGQKGSSAMPHKKNPIISERLAGMARIVRGQIVPVMEGIPLWHERDISHSSTERIALPDASIALDYMLNLTIRLMSGLVVDADRMRANLDSTGGLVYSSTVLLELVEMGLERDTQAYPLTQRASMKTWETGRPFRETLREEADAAGLAIDEARLDEATRPERFVQRLDGMFDKLAKLS; encoded by the coding sequence ATGATCGAGCGTTACACCCTGCCCGAGATGGGCCGTGTCTGGTCCGAGGCCCACAAGTACGAGCTGTGGGCGCAGGTCGAGACGCTGGTCGTGGAGGCGCACGCGGCGGCCGGCACGATTCCGGAGTCGGCCGTGGAGCCGGTGCGCGAGGCCGCGCCGCCGACGCCGGAGGCGGTCGCCGCCATCGAGGCCGTCACGCAGCACGACGTGATCGCGTTCCTGTCCGCGTGGGCCGACAACACCGAGCCGCGCGAGGCGGCCGCGTTCGTGCACTTCGGCATGACCTCCTCGGACCTGCTGGACACGGCGCTGGCGCTGCAGCTCACCGAGGCCACCGACATCCTGCTGGAGAAGGCGGACAAGCTGGTCGCGGTGCTGCGGGACCACGCGCTGGCGCACCGCGCGACGCTGCGCGTCGGCCGGACCCACGGCATCCACGGTGAGCCGGACGTCTGGGGCCACCGGGTCGCCGACTTCGCCTTCGGCGTGGCCCGGTCCCGGGACCGGCTGCGCCGGGCCCGCGAGGCGGTCGGGGTGGTGGCGATCTCCGGCGCGGTCGGCACGTACTCCAACATCGATCCGGCGATCGAGGCCTTCGTCGCCGACAAGCTGGGCATGACGGCGGCGGACGTCTCCACCCAGGTGATCCTGCGCGACGGCGTGTCCGAGTGGGTGTCGGCCCTGGCGATCATGGCCACCGTCCTGGAGGCGATCGCGCTGGAGGTGCGGCACGGCCAGCGCACCGAGGTCCGCGAGTTGTGGGAGCCGTTCGGCAAGGGGCAGAAGGGCTCCTCGGCGATGCCCCACAAGAAGAACCCGATCATCTCCGAGCGCCTGGCCGGCATGGCCCGCATCGTCCGGGGCCAGATCGTCCCGGTGATGGAGGGCATCCCGCTGTGGCACGAGCGCGACATCTCGCACTCCTCCACCGAGCGCATCGCCCTGCCCGACGCCTCGATCGCCCTGGACTACATGCTGAACCTGACCATCCGCCTGATGAGCGGCCTGGTCGTGGACGCCGACCGCATGCGCGCCAACCTCGACTCCACCGGCGGGCTGGTCTACAGCTCCACGGTCCTGCTGGAGCTGGTCGAGATGGGCCTGGAGCGCGACACCCAGGCCTACCCGCTGACCCAGCGCGCGTCGATGAAGACCTGGGAGACCGGCCGGCCCTTCCGCGAGACGCTGCGCGAGGAGGCCGACGCCGCCGGGCTGGCCATCGACGAGGCGCGGCTGGACGAGGCGACCCGGCCGGAGCGGTTCGTGCAGCGGCTGGACGGGATGTTCGACAAGCTCGCGAAGCTG
- a CDS encoding MarR family winged helix-turn-helix transcriptional regulator yields the protein MDSQRAQGQQDGANPDAAHSEAANSEAAHAARELRVLVGRLRRRLREVDSVHELTASQLAVLGRLDRDGPASTSDLAKAERVRPQSMAATVAVLEERGMIARRQDPDDGRRQLIELTPTADETVSGSRRARDEWLESALRERFSAQELTTVITALGLLERLSE from the coding sequence ATGGACAGCCAGAGGGCACAGGGACAGCAGGACGGCGCGAACCCCGACGCGGCACACTCCGAGGCCGCGAACTCCGAGGCCGCGCACGCCGCCCGCGAGCTGCGCGTGCTGGTCGGCCGCCTGCGCCGCCGGCTGCGCGAGGTGGACAGCGTGCACGAGCTCACCGCGTCCCAGCTGGCGGTCCTGGGCCGGCTGGACCGCGACGGCCCGGCCTCGACCAGCGACCTGGCGAAGGCCGAGCGCGTCCGGCCGCAGTCCATGGCCGCGACCGTGGCGGTGCTGGAGGAGCGCGGCATGATCGCCCGCCGCCAGGACCCGGACGACGGCCGCCGCCAGCTGATCGAACTGACCCCGACGGCCGACGAGACCGTGAGCGGATCGCGGCGGGCCCGCGACGAGTGGCTGGAAAGCGCGCTGCGCGAGCGGTTCTCGGCCCAGGAGCTGACCACGGTGATCACCGCTTTGGGCCTGCTGGAACGGCTGAGCGAATGA
- the purD gene encoding phosphoribosylamine--glycine ligase, with product MKVLVIGTGGREHALARALSTDPAVTALYCAPGNPGIAEVAELRPVDALDPAAVRDLAVELGVDLVVVGPEAPLVAGVADPVREAGIPVFGPSKAAALLEGSKAFSKEVMAAAHIPTAKSYVCETEDEYTKALDEFAGFPYVVKDDALAAGKGVVVTEDRAEALEHARACGRVVIEEYLDGPEVSLFGVTDGTTVVPMMPSQDFKRIGDGDTGLNTGGMGSYCPLPWAPEGLTEEVVATVIQPLVDEMRRRGTPFAGLVYAGLALTAKGLRVVEFNARFGDPETQSVLAMLESPLSELLYPAATGTLADAPAPRWRDGAAVTVVLAAAGYPGTPRSGDVILGIDTAERLGTVVNQAGTKQNADGDVVTAGGRVLAVTAVADHLAAARAKAYDGVAAVDFAGSQHRTDIAAEAAKAAA from the coding sequence ATGAAGGTCCTCGTCATCGGCACCGGCGGCCGCGAGCACGCCCTCGCCCGCGCCCTCAGCACCGACCCGGCCGTCACCGCGCTGTACTGCGCGCCCGGCAATCCCGGCATCGCGGAGGTCGCCGAGCTGCGCCCGGTCGACGCCCTGGACCCGGCCGCGGTGCGGGACCTGGCCGTGGAGCTCGGTGTGGACCTGGTCGTGGTGGGGCCGGAGGCGCCGCTGGTGGCGGGGGTCGCGGATCCGGTGCGCGAGGCGGGGATCCCGGTGTTCGGGCCGTCCAAGGCGGCCGCGTTGCTGGAGGGGTCCAAGGCCTTCTCCAAGGAGGTCATGGCCGCCGCCCACATCCCGACCGCCAAGTCCTATGTCTGCGAGACCGAGGACGAGTACACCAAGGCGCTCGACGAGTTCGCGGGCTTCCCCTATGTGGTGAAGGACGACGCGCTCGCTGCCGGCAAGGGCGTGGTGGTCACCGAGGACCGGGCCGAGGCCCTGGAGCACGCGCGGGCGTGCGGGCGCGTCGTCATCGAGGAGTACCTGGACGGCCCCGAGGTCTCGCTGTTCGGCGTCACCGACGGGACCACGGTCGTCCCGATGATGCCCTCGCAGGACTTCAAGCGGATCGGCGACGGCGACACCGGCCTCAACACCGGCGGCATGGGCTCCTACTGCCCGCTGCCGTGGGCGCCGGAGGGGCTGACCGAAGAGGTCGTCGCGACGGTGATCCAGCCGCTGGTCGACGAGATGCGCCGGCGCGGCACCCCGTTCGCCGGGCTCGTCTACGCCGGTCTCGCGCTGACCGCGAAGGGCCTGCGCGTCGTGGAGTTCAACGCGCGCTTCGGCGACCCGGAGACGCAGAGCGTGCTGGCGATGCTGGAGTCCCCGCTGTCGGAGCTGCTGTACCCGGCCGCGACCGGCACGCTGGCCGACGCCCCCGCGCCGCGCTGGCGCGACGGCGCCGCCGTCACCGTGGTGCTGGCCGCCGCGGGCTACCCCGGGACGCCGCGCAGCGGAGACGTCATCCTCGGGATCGATACCGCCGAGCGGCTGGGCACCGTGGTGAACCAGGCCGGGACCAAGCAGAACGCGGACGGCGACGTCGTCACCGCCGGCGGCCGGGTCCTGGCCGTGACCGCGGTGGCGGACCACCTCGCCGCCGCGCGCGCCAAGGCCTACGACGGTGTGGCGGCCGTCGATTTCGCCGGTTCGCAGCACCGCACCGACATCGCAGCGGAGGCAGCAAAAGCAGCTGCTTGA
- a CDS encoding MFS transporter — MTATADRAQDTTRTQDTARAQDTATTQDTAAPTPPFNRRLIVPLLFGATLNPINSSMIAIALVPIGAAFGASPAATAWLVSALYLATAIGQPVIGRLVDRFGARPLYLVGAALVGVAGVIGTSAPSLAVLIVARVLLGFGTSAQFPAAMHTVRGEAQRTGMKTPAGILTALSISAQSTMVIGPTLGGALVGVGGWRLVFAINIPLALVCIALGARRLPKNVPTHNESRIDLMGMGLFAAMLTSLLLFLMDMSVGNLYLLVLAAAVAAVFVRIELRTGEPFIDMRIFGGNTPLLMTYLRQTLTYVLTYCFIYGFTQWLEEGRGLSASAAGLVVLPTSLTAIVVAWFTGRRNGIRSKLFAGTLSMIAASAALLALNRETAIWVLIAVGLLAGATQGMNGLANQNALFRQADAARMGTASGLLRTFQYLGAILSSAAVAIVFRTGASSGGLHELAVIMIACGALLLAVVLADRSLSLRR; from the coding sequence ATGACCGCGACCGCTGACAGGGCTCAAGACACCACCAGGACCCAGGACACCGCCAGGGCTCAAGACACCGCCACCACTCAGGACACCGCCGCCCCGACCCCGCCCTTCAACCGCCGCCTGATCGTCCCGCTCCTGTTCGGCGCGACGCTCAACCCGATCAACTCCTCGATGATCGCCATCGCGCTGGTGCCGATCGGCGCGGCCTTCGGCGCCTCGCCCGCGGCGACCGCGTGGCTCGTCTCGGCGCTCTACCTCGCCACCGCTATAGGGCAGCCGGTGATCGGCCGGCTTGTGGACCGATTCGGAGCGCGTCCGCTCTACCTCGTCGGGGCTGCGCTGGTCGGAGTGGCCGGGGTGATCGGGACGTCCGCGCCGTCGCTCGCGGTGCTCATCGTGGCGCGGGTGTTGCTGGGGTTCGGGACCAGCGCGCAGTTCCCGGCGGCCATGCATACGGTGCGCGGCGAAGCACAGCGCACCGGCATGAAGACTCCCGCGGGGATCCTCACCGCGCTCTCCATATCCGCGCAGAGCACCATGGTCATCGGTCCGACGCTCGGTGGCGCGCTCGTCGGTGTCGGCGGATGGCGCCTGGTGTTCGCCATCAACATCCCCCTGGCATTGGTTTGCATAGCGCTCGGCGCGCGGAGACTTCCCAAGAACGTTCCCACGCACAACGAAAGCCGCATCGACCTGATGGGCATGGGACTGTTCGCCGCGATGCTGACCAGCCTGCTGCTCTTCCTCATGGACATGAGCGTCGGCAACCTCTATCTCCTGGTGCTTGCCGCTGCGGTGGCCGCAGTGTTCGTCCGTATAGAGCTCCGCACAGGGGAGCCCTTTATAGACATGCGCATATTCGGCGGGAACACCCCGCTGCTCATGACATACCTGCGCCAGACGCTTACCTATGTCCTCACGTACTGCTTCATCTACGGCTTCACGCAGTGGCTGGAGGAGGGCCGCGGCCTCAGCGCCTCCGCAGCCGGCCTCGTCGTTCTGCCGACCTCCCTGACGGCGATCGTCGTGGCCTGGTTCACCGGACGGCGCAACGGGATCCGTAGCAAGTTGTTCGCCGGCACCCTGTCGATGATCGCTGCGTCCGCGGCGCTGTTGGCCCTTAACCGGGAGACCGCTATATGGGTTCTCATAGCGGTGGGCCTACTGGCGGGTGCCACACAGGGCATGAACGGTCTCGCCAACCAGAACGCCTTGTTCCGCCAGGCGGATGCGGCCCGCATGGGAACCGCCTCAGGACTGCTGCGGACCTTCCAGTACCTCGGCGCCATCCTGTCCTCAGCCGCCGTGGCGATCGTCTTCCGCACTGGAGCTTCTTCGGGCGGCCTTCATGAACTCGCCGTCATTATGATCGCTTGCGGCGCGCTGCTGCTCGCCGTGGTCCTCGCCGACCGCTCGTTGTCCCTCCGCCGATAA